CTCGCGATCACTCTCTCGGCGCTCCAGCGCGTTGATGATCGGCCGGCCACGCTCGCGGATGCCCGCGTCGGTCGCCTCCCAGCGGGCGCCGAGCGCCGGCGACATGACCTCGCTGGGCCGCTTGCCCCGCGCGTCGGCCGGGCCGTCGAGCCCGAGGCGCCGCGCGAAGGCGCGGTTGATGCGCACGAAGCGGCCCTCGGCGTCGGCGAAGTAGACGTCGTCGGGCAGCGTGTCCATGAGGCTGTCGAGGAGGTGGCGCGCGCGGTAGAGCTCTCGCTCGGCGCGCTTGAGCGCGGTGAGGTCGACGAGGGTGAGCACCACCCCCTCGATCCCGTCCGCCGTCTCGTAGGGGTGGATGCGCAGGAAGTACCAGCGTGAGGAGGCGCCCCGCACCTCGCGCTCGTGCGGAGGGCCGCCGCGGAGCACCGCGCGCGCCTCCGCCATCAGGTCCTCGTGCTCGATGGAGTGAGTGAACGTGTCGAGCGGCCGGCCCACGTCCGCCGGGACGAGCTTGAACAGCTCCGTGATCCGCGGCGTGAAGCGTCGGATGCGCAGCTCCGCGTCGACGAAGATGGTGCCGATGTCGGTCGCGGACAGGAGGTTGTCCATGTCGTTCGTGAGCCGCGACAGCTCGTCGATCTTCTTCTGGAGCTCGGCGTTGACGGTGTAGAGCTCCTCGTTGACCGACTGCAGCTCCTCGTTCGTGCTCTGGAGCTCCTCGTTGGAGGCGACGAGCTCTTCGTTCGTGGCCTGCATCTCCTCGTTGCTGCTCTCGAGCTCCTCGATCGTGGCCTGGAGGTTCTCCTTGGTGTGCTCCAGCTCGCGCTCGAGATCCCCGAGCTGCTGCTGCGTCAGCTCATGCACGTTCAACGAGGGCCCCGACTCCGCCGCGGGCTCGGCCACGCTCTCCCCGGTCGGCTCGAGCGCGATGAGGATGTCCGGCGGCCCGTCGCCGGACGTCACCGGCTCCACGCGCAGCTCGAGGCGCTCCCCCGCGACCTCCACCCCCGTGAACACGATGGGCTCGCGCACCTTGCGCACCCGCTGCAGCGCGCCCGCGAGCGGCAGCTTGAGCTCCGCCGCGAGCACATCGAGGAGATCGCTCGAGGGCCGCCCCTCGCGCACCTGGAGGAACCGCGAGGCGCCTCCGAAGACGTGGAGGACCTCGCGGTCGGGGCTCACCAGGAGCGACGGCGGCATGTAGCGCTCGAGGAGCGAGTCGTAGCTCGCCAGCAGGCGCTTCACCGAGCGGACGGGTGACGTCTGCGGCGCCGCGCGGCTCAGCCCGGGGCCACGGCGAAAGGCCGCGGCGTCGGCGAGGCGGCTGTCGCGGAGCTTGCGGAAGAGCCGCCACCTCGGATCGATCTCGCCGAACTCGTCCGCGACCGCCCCGAGGGACTCGCTCGTGCCGAGGAAGAGCACCCCGCTCGGCCGCAGGCCGAAGTGGAACAGGGAGATCACCTTCCGCTGCGCTGCGCTCTTCAAGTAGATGAGCAGGTTGCGGCAGCTCAAGAAGTCGAGCCGGGTGAATGGCGCGTCGTTCACGACGTCATGTCGCGCGAAGACCACCATCTGGCGCAGCTCCCGCGCGACTCGCCAGCGCTCGCCCTCGCGCGAGAACCAACGCTCGCGCCGCTCGACGCTCAGGTCCTCGAGGGCGTGGCCGTCGTAGAGGCCCTCGCCCGCGTGGGCGATCGATCGCTCGTGCGCGTCGGTCGCGAAGATCTTGACCGGGAGCTCCGCGCCGTCGGTCTCGAGGCGCTCGCGGATGAGCATCGCGAGGGAGTAGGCCTCCTCCCCCGTGGCGCAGCCCGCGACCCAGGCGCGGAGCTCCCGCCCGTGCTCGCGCGCGCGAGCGATGATCTCCGGCACGACCTCCCGCCCCAAGATGTCGAAAGCTTCCCTGTCGCGAAAGAACTGGGTCACGCCGATCAGCAGGTCGCGGTAGAGCGCGTCGACCTCGTCGGGCTCCTGCTCGAGTCGCCTCGCGTAGCTCGCCAGGTCGGCGTCCTGATGCAGCAAGACGCGGCGCTCGATGCGGCGGGCGACCGTCGTTACCTTGTACTGCTCGAAGTCGAGATCGTTGGCCTCACGGAGGGTGGCGATGATCTTCGCCATCGGATCCGACTCGGCGTGGCGGGCGCTCTGGCCCGCGTCGAGCCGCGCGCGATAGCGCTGGATGGCCCGCGAGATGTCCGCGACCGGCAGGACCAAGTCGACGCAGCCGGTGTCGCGCGCCGCCTTGGGCATCCCGTCGAAGACCGCCTCTTGCGGGCTCTGCGCCAACACGAGGCCCCCCGCCTCGCTGATGGCCTGCACCCCACGGGAGCCGTCGGTGCCGGTCCCCGAGAGGATCACGCCGACCCCGCGCTCCCCCTCTTCGCGCGCGAGCGAGCGGAAGAAGATGTCGATGGGGAGCGACAGCTCCCGCTCCTCGCCCTTGTCCGACAGGAGCAGCCGTCCATCCGAGATGATCATGTCGTGACGGGGCGGGATGAGGTGGATGGTGTCGGGCTCGACCCTCATCCCGTCTCGCACGCGCGTGACCGCCAGCGCGGTGCGGCGCTCGAGCAGCTGGTCCATCATCGACTCGAAGTCGGGGGAGAGGTGCTGGACGACGACGAAGGCGGCGCCCGTGTCCGGCGGCGTGGCCCCGAACAGCCCCTCGAGCGCCTCGAGCCCTCCAGCCGACGCGCCCACGCCCACGATCAGCGGCCTCTGCGACACGATTGTCTCGTCCCCCATGGGACGAGGCTACCAACACCGAGAGCCGCTTTCAGCTGGCGCAAAAAGCCACGCCCGCTCAGAACTGGAAGTAGATGTAGGGCACGGCTTCCTGCGTCACGAAGAGCGCGATCACGACGGCGACGACCGCGAGCGCGACGCCCTTGCCCCACGCGGGCAGCGCGAGGAATCGCAGGCGCAGGCTCTCCAGCTGTGAGCGCGGCACGTAGTGGAGGAAGAAGCCGAGCGCGAGCACACGCCACACGTCGGCGTCGATCTGCGCGACGCTCGTCGTGCCGCTGAAGATCTGACCGGCGACCGCGCCCGCGTTGTCGAGGTCGGTCGCGCGGAAGAGGATGCGGCTGAAGACCACGAACTGGAGGGTCAGCACGATCTTGAGCACGTTCGCCCAGCCCGGGTCGGGGCCCGTCCAGCCGCGGCGCTTGCGGTAGTCGCCCCAGGCCCGGGTGGCGACGACCGCGAACGCCTGGAGGTTGCCGTAGATCACGAAGGTCCAGCTGGCGCCATGCCAGAGGCCGATGAGGAAGAGCGTGATCCACAGGTTGACGTAGGTGCGCGCCGGCCCCTTCCGCGAGCCGCCGAGCGGGAAATAGAGGTAGTCACGCAGCCAGGTGCTGAGCGTCATGTGCCAGCGCCGCCAGAAGTCGCTGACGCTCGTGGCCTGGTAGGGGCGATCGAAGTTCTCGGGCAGCTCGAGGCCGAAGAGCTTGGCCGAGCCGCGCGCGACGTCGGTGTAGCCGCTGAAGTCGCAGTAGATCTGGAGCGTGAAGCCGTAGAGCGCGATGACGACCTCGGTCGCGCTGAACGCGGCGGGGTCGTCGAACACGCGGTCGACCAGGTTCACGCTCACGAAGTCCGCGAAGACGACCTTCTTCGTCACGCCCATCGCGATCAGGAAGAGCGCGTTCCCGATCCGCTCGCGGGTCAGCCACGGCGGCCGGTCGATCTGCGGCAGGAACTCGGCCGCGCGCACGATCGGGCCGGCGACGAGCTGCGGGAAGAAGGTGACGTAGAAGCAGAAGCGGACGAGGCTGCGGCACGGCTCGAGCCGCCCGCGGTAGACGTCGATCGTGTAGCTGAGCGTCTGGAACGTGTAGAAGCTGATGCCGACGGGCAGCAGGACGTCGAGGACGGGCGTCTCGAGCTGCACCCCGAACAGCGAGAAGACGTCCCCCGTCGCGGCGCTGAAGAAGTTGAAGTACTTGAAGACGCCGAGGAGGCCGAGGTTGCCGCCGAGGCTGACCAGCAGCCAAGCCTTCTTGCGCGCCTGCGTCTTCGCGCCGGCGATCTGGAGGCCGGCCGTGAAGTCGAGGAGCGTGGAGAAGAGGATCAGCCCGATGTAGGCCGGGTTCCACGCCATGTAGAAGGCGCAGCTGGCGAGGAAGAGGAAGAACAGCCGCGGCCCCGCGCCGCGCACGGTGAGCCGGCGGTCTCTCTCCCCGGAGGCTCGCTCCTCGCTGGCCTCGTCGCGCTCGCGGCCCAGCCACCGCACGGCCCAGAAGCCGCCCAGCGTCAGCGCGAGGAAGACGAAGTAGTCGAGGCTGTTGAAGAGCATCGCCGGGTCGGGCGGTTCTAGCAGCGCCGCGGGTCGGCGCCCACGCGCGGCGTGGGAAGCCAGACACGGCCGATCACGAGATCATTGAGGAATCAGCCGGGTACGGGGCCTGCAAACGATGCTCGACATGATCGTCGTCCCCGTCTTCATCGCCAGCGTGAGCGTGGCCATCTTCATCTCCACCCTCCAGCTCGGAGAGCGAAGCGCGCCGACTCAGCGGTAGGCGTAGCCGATCAGGAAGCGGCCCTCGAAGGTCTCGTCGATGCCGGCCTCGCCGTTGCCGAACGCGCCGCCGGCGCCGTCGAAGCTGAGCTCCTGGTAGCTGTAGCCGAAGCGCGCGGCCCAGGTGAGGCCCATCTCGAGGAAGCCAGACATGCCGAGGTAGAGGTCCACGCCCCCGAAGAACATGCCCGGGCCGAAGGCGGGCGCCACGTCGCCGCCGTCGAGCCCGATGCGGCCGCCGAGGCCCGCCTCCACCATCAGCAGCTCCTCGTACGCGCGCACGCGGCCGAAGACGCCCGGGCGGAGGTAGCTGAAGAGCTGGGACGGGAAGCCGTCGGGCGCGTCCAGGAAGACCCCGTCCATGCCGAAGCCCACCGTGCCGCCGACCTCGAGGATGTCCTCGATGGTGTAGCCGTAGCCGGCGTCGACGCGGAAGTGCATCGACGTCATGCCGCGCTGCTGGCCGTCTCCGCGCAGGTAGTTGATGCCGACCGAGAAGCTGCCCTCGGCCGCGAACAGGAGGCCGCGCGCCGCGTCGTTGCGCTCCGCGAGAGGACGCGCCTCGAGGCGGAGATCGATCTCGGGGTACGGGTCGGCGGCGAAGAAGTGCCGACGGAAGCTCGCGTCCCGCACCGACGTGCTCACGCTCCGGATCCGCAAACCCACCAGCCCGATGATCATCGGCTGACGCCACGCGACCTCGCCCTCGGGCTCCTCGACCACGCCCGGATCCTCGTAGTCGACGGGGTCCGGCTCTGGCTCCGCGGCGGCGGCGGCCGCGGCGGCGGCGGCCTGCCGCTGCTGGTCGAGCACCGCCTGCGCCTCGTTGACGGCGTCGAGCGCCGCCTGAGAGATGTCGGGCAGGTCGCGCCGTCGCCGCGGGGACGGGCCGTCGCGTCGCGCCAGCTCGTTGCCGCGTGGATCGACCACGACGATGGTGGTCGTGGCCCGGCGGCCGCGCCCCTCGACGCTGCCGGTCACGACCAGGGTGATGCCCATGCTCTCGACGACCTGCGCCATCCCGTCGGGGGTGCTCACGTCGACGCCGAGCGACTGGGCGGTGCCCACGGCCTGCTCCTCGTCGACGAGCTCCACGAAGGAGGCCAGCTCGCTCACGACCGCCTCGCGAGCGCGCTCGGCGCGCCAGCCCTCGAAGCGGAGCACGATGGCCCGTGGGACCTGGTTGGGCTGCGCGACGGCGGTGCCGACGGCGAGCCAGGAGAGCAGCGCGATCAGCGCGGCGCCCAGCGGGCGGATCGATTCGTTCATGGCTGCGACGCAGTCTACTATTCGATGAACGTGTCGTGGTAGCCCGCGTCCTCGATGCCCTGCGCCGCCTCGGTGGCGTGCAGCGGCAGCAGGCAGTCGAGCATCACCGCCAGCTCGTCGGTCCGCGTGGTGCCGAGGCTCTTCTCGTACGCGCCCGGGTGCGGCCCGTGGGGGATGCCCGCGGGGTGGAAGCTGATGCTCCCCGGCCCGACGCCCTTGCGGCTCGTGAAGTTGCCGCGCACGTAGTAGAGGAACTCGTCCACGTCGACCGAGCTGTGCGGGTACGGGCAGGGCACGGCCTCCTCGTGGAAGTCCACCACCCGCGGCACGAAGCTGCAGACGAGCGCGCCCCGCGCGCCGAAGGTGCCGTGCCAGGTCGGCGGCAGATGCACGAGCCCGGCGCGCGGCTGGAAGTTGAGGATCGGGAAGACCCACGGGTAGACGGTGCCGTCCCAGCCGACGACGTCGAGCGGGCTGCGCGGGATCGAGAAGCCGTGGAACGCGCCGTCGCGCTTCACGACCAGCTCGCGGATGCCCTCGTCGCGCGGCGGCTCGAAGGTCGGGCGGCGGAAGTCGCGGTGGCAGAACGGCGCGTCCATGCGGAGCTGCCCGACCTCGTTGCGCCACTGCTTGGGGAGATGCAGCCCGCCATGGAGCTCCATCGAGAGCCACTCCTGCGGCCCGTCCGCGAGCTCGAAGCGATGCAGCACGCCCTTGGGCACGAAGACGTAGTCGTCCTGCGCGAAGGGCACGTCGCCGAGCATCGAGCGGAGCACGCCGCCGCCCTGCTTGACGAAGAAGAGGTCGTCGCCGTCGGCGTTGACGAAGTAGACCGGATCGGACGCGTCGGGCTGGAGGGTCGAGATCGTGACGTCCGCGTTGAACAGCAGCGGCACCCGCGCGTCGATCGGCGCGCCGCCCGCGCCCAGGTCCTGAGAGCGGAAGTGCCGCTTCTTCAGCGGCCGCGCGCCCTCGGGCCTCGGCACCTTCCACCCGCGCGAGGTCTCGGCCACGCGCTGCTCGTGCGGCCGGCCCTCGTGATAGAGGATCGTGTACGGGCCCTCGAAGCCGTCCCGCGTGAGGCACTCCTCCCAGCGCAGGTTGCCCTCGGGATCGCGCAAGGCGATGTGATGCTTGCGCGGGACCTCGCCGACCTGCATCCGGTCGAGCATCAGATGCGGCCTTCGTCCCGCTGCTGACGCTCGATGCTGTCGAAGAGCGCGCGGAAGTTCCCGCCTCCGAAGCCCGCGTCACCCTTGCGCTGGATGATCTCGTAGAAGAACGGCCCGGCCTCGCGGTCCTCGTACAGCCCGGCCGACTCGCGGAGGAAGATCTGCAAGAGGTATTTGTGCTCCGCGCTCCCGTCCACGAGGATCTCCAGCTCGCGCAGCACCTCGATGTCCTCGTCGATGCTGCCCACGCCGATGTCCTTCAGCCGCTGGGGCAGCATGTCGAAGTACGTGCCGGGGGTGGGCATGAACTTGACGCCCTTGGCCCGCAGCGCGCGGGTGCACTCGATGATGTCCCTCACGCCGAGGGCCGCGTGCTGGATGCCGTCGCCGCGCTGATCCTCGTGGAAGAGGTTGATCTGCGACTTGCGGAAGAAGGGCCGCATCGGCTCGTTGTTGGCGAATTTCACGCCGCTCGGCTTGTCCCACATGACGACCGACTTGAGGCCCGAGCCCTCCTCCTTCTTCTGCGAGACGTCGGTCGAGTGGAAGGCGATCTCCCAGTAGCGCTCGAAGCCCATCACGTGCTCCATCCAGAGCAGCGCGGGGCTCATCGTCTCGAAGTTGCTCGTGATGTGGTCGATGCCCGTGAACCCGTAGCCGTTCTCGCCGCCCTTCGGCTCCTCGTGCTCGACGAACCCGGGGAAGAGGCCCGGCTTGCCCTGGCGCTGCACGAAGCGGAACGTCGTGCCGCCGAACGGCGTCGTGATGGAGAAGGTGCTGAACTTGCCGCCCTTGACGTCGGTGTGGACCACGTCGGAGATCGGCGTGGCCCCGCGGCCCTCGAGCAGCACGAAGGCGCGCTCGATGTCCTCGACCTCGAAGACCAACGTGCCGACCCCGTCGGGGTGCTTCGCGAGCCAGCGCGCCGCGCGGCCGCCCTCGCCCACCGGCTCGCTGACGAGGACGCGGATCGAGCCGGCCTTGAAGAGCGCCGAGCGCTGCTTGGCCCGCTCGTTCAGCTCCTCCCCGCTGACGCCCAGCTCGGCGAACCCCAGCAGCTCCGTGTAGAAGCGGCGGCTGCGCTCGAGGTCGTGGACGTAGTAGTGGAGCGCTTCGATCCGCTTGATGCCGATGGGCTCGACCTTGGACATGTGTCGTTCTCCGGGGCTCGTTGTCTGAACGGCGGGACTCTGGGCGGGCTAGCTGGGCTGCGCGTCGGGCTGACGGTCCGGGTGCGCCGCCTGGAAGGCCTCGAGCGCGGCGCAAGCCGTGTCGACGCGGTGCAGGAGCGGCAGCTCCGCCTCGACGTCGATGCCGAAGCGGCGCGCGTTGTAGAGCTGAGGGACCAGCGCGCAGTCGGCGAAGCTGACCGCGTCGCCCACGCAATAGCGGCCGGCGACGCTCTCCGCCACCGCCTGGAAGGCGAGCAGCCCCGAGAGGATGTGCCCGCGCGCCCACGCCTTCGCGTCGACGCCGTGCTGGCGCTCGAGGAGCTGCATCACGCGGAGGTTCTGGAGCGGCTGGATGCCCGCGTTGACGATCTCGGTGAGCTGACGCGCTCTCGCGCGGAGCACCGCGTCGGACGGCAAGAGCGCCGGCTCGGGGTGCGCCTCCTCGAGGTACTCGAGGATCGCCACCGACTGCCCGAGCCGGATGGGGCCGCCGTCGCCTTCGATCTCGAGGACCGGGACCTGCCCCATCGGGTTCTTCTGCGTGAAGTCCGCGGCGTGCTGCTGCCCGCCGTCCTTGACCAGGTGCACCGCCGCGTGCTCGACGCTCAGGCCCTTGTGGGCGAGCGCGATGCGCACGCGGTACGAGCAGCTCGAGCGCCAGTAGCCGTAGAGCTTCATCGGGGGCGGCTTCATCGCTTCTGGGGGGCCGCGACGGTCTGCGCGATGGTGCCGAAGAGGTTCTTGCCCTGCGGGTCGTGCATCTCGACCGTGACGCGGTCGCCGACCTTCAGGAACTCCGTCGTCGGCTTCCCGTTCGCGATGATCTCCCGCATGCGCCGCTCGGCGAGGCAAGAGACGCCGCGCGCCTCGTCCTCGTTCGAGATCGTGCCGCTGCCGAGGATGGTCCCCGCCGTGAACGCGCGCGTCTTCGTGATGTGCGCGATGAGATCGTAGAACGAGAAGTGCATCTCGGGGCCCGCGTGCGGGTCGCCCGCCAGCTCGCCGTTGAGCGTGGAGCGCATCTGCAGGTGCAGCCGGCCGTCCTTCCAGGCGTCGCCCAGCTCGTCCGGGGTGATCGCGAAGGGCGAGAACGCGGTGGCGGGCTTGCTGGTGAAGAAGCCGAAGCCCTTCTTGAGCTCGGGCGGGATCAGGTTCCGCAGGGTCACGTCGTTGGCCAGCATCAGGAGCCGCACGTACTTGCTCGCCTCGGCCTGCGTGACGCCCTGCGGCGTGTCGCCGAGGATCACGCAGATCTCCGCCTCGAAGTCGAGGCCCCACTCGGCGTTCACGAGCGGGATGTCGTCGCGCGGACCGAGCAGGACGCCCGAGCCGCCCTGGTAGACGAGCGGATCGGTCTCCAGCGTCTCGGGGGGCTCGGCGTTGCGCGCCTTCCGCACCAGCACGATGTGGTTGATGTAGGCCGAGCCGTCGACCCACTCGTAGGCGCGCGGCAGGGGCGGCCCGAGCTTCTCGAAGTCGATCTCGCGGCTCTCGACCTTGCCGTCCGAGAGGTCGCGCGACAGCTCGCGGAGGCGGGCCTCGGTGCCCTCCCAGTGGTCGAGCGCGGCCTGCATCGTCGGCGCGATGTCCTTGGCGGACGCGTACCGCTCGCCCTCGGCATCGACGACGATCAGCGCGCCGTCGCGGCGGTCTCCTTGGCGGAGCGTGGCCAGCTTCATGTCGGAAAATCCTCTCGTCCGTTCGGAGTGACTGCGGGACGGGAGCATAGCGCCCGGCCGCGTCGCGTCGCGTGCGCCTTTTCACACCGACGCCGAGAAGCTCAATGATCCCCGCGGATCACGACCTCGGAGTCCTCTTTCAGGGGGCGCTCGGCGTGCAGGACCACGAGGTGGTTGGCGTCGAGCCGGCCCGCGACCTCCACCTGCCGCTCGTCGCCGCCGACCACGCGCACGTTTCGCACGAGGACCCGCGAGTGCTCGACGAGCTGCAGCTGGGTCGCCTTCTTCTCGTGATGGAGCGCGGCCCGCGGCGCGAACCACCCGTCGCGCTCCCCGACCTCGAGCACCGCGGTCGCGCGCTCTCCCGCCGCGACCCGCCCCTCGGCGTTGTCGACGTCGACGAGCACGCGCCGCACGTCGTCGGCCGAGGTGGGCGACCAGCGCCGGATCACGCCCGGCAGCGCGCCCTCGATGGACGGCGCCCGCACCGACACCGCGTCGCCGGTCTTCAGCGTCCGCGCGAGCCAGGTGGGCACGTCGACCACGAGCACCACGGGATCCACCTCGACCAGCTCGACGATCGGGTTGCCGGACACGACGGTCGCGCCGCTCGCGACGCTGACGGAGGAGACGCGACCGGAGAACGGCGCGCGCACGGTGGCGTTCTCGAGGAGCAGCGCGTGGCGCTTCGACTGCACCTTCTCTTGCGCGAGCTTGTGCTCGGCCGCGCGGCGTTTCGCCTCGAAGCCGAGGAGCCTCCCCGCGGGCTCTCCTCGCTGCTCGGCCTGCGCGAGCGCGTCCTCCCGCTCCGCGAGCGCGGCCTCGAGCCCGTGCACCGCCGCCTCGCTCGCGAGGGCGCGCTGCCGGAGCATCGCGTCGCCGATCGCGCACAGCACCGCGCCCTCCTCGACGGCGTCGCCGAGCTGCAGAGACAGGCCGGTGATCACGCCGGACGCGGGCGACTTGAGGAGCACGGCGCGCGACGCCGCGAAGCGGCCCTCGATCTCCAGCGGCGTGTCCGTGCGCCGCTGCACGAGGGGCGCGACGCGCACCGGCACGGGCGCCGGACGAAGCTCGAGCTCATCGAGATCCACCTCCGGAGTCTACTACCTCGAGCGTGTTTTTTGACCGCCGAGCCGCGGACCAGTTACGGCCGAGATCGGTTCAGCGACGGGGGCGACCGTCGCTGTGAGCCAGAGCCGACTCGGGCGACGAGTCGTTTGCGGACAAGGGAGGCATCCATGAGCCAGCGAATCGCAGTGGTCATCACCCTGGCGCTCTCGAGCTTCGGCTGCGCGAGCGCGCATCCGTCGGACGAGGTCGCGCCGGGCATCTACGAGCTGAGCGCGAGCGCCGACACCGACGCCTGCTCTCCGCACCGAGCGGTCGGCGTGATGGGTGAGGTGGCCGTGCTGGTCGAGGCGGGCGCGGTCGACGCCCCCGTGCCGGACATGGACGCGCCCCTCCTCGTGGCGCCGCGCGTGCGCCTCGCTCCCGGACAGTCGTATCACTCCGAGACCAACCGCCGCATCCCGGGCTGCGAGTCCGCGTGGGTGCACGAAGAGTGGACGATGCTCCAGGGCGGCGCCGAGGGCTTCCGCGTGCTCCACACCCAGGAGTGGCAGGGCCTCGCGGCCTGCGCGGGAGCGCGCGACGTGATGCCGGGCGCCCCCGAGGCCGACTGCCGCTCGGAGCGCGTCCTCGACTACGCGCTCTCGAGCGTCTGCCGCGCGCCGTGCCGCCTGCTGCTCGGCGACACGGACAGCGTCGTCTGCAGCTGCGACTGACTACTTCGGGGCCATCCTGAGCGCGCCGTCGAGCCGGATGACCTCGCCGTTCAGGTAGGCGTTGTCGACGATCGCGCCGACCAGCTTGCCGAACTCCGCCGGGTCGCCGAGGCGCGCGGGGTTCGGGATCGCGGCCGCGAGCGCGACGCGCGCCTTCTCGGGGAGCCCCGCGAGCATCGGCGTGTCGAAGGTGCCGGGCGCGATGGTCATCACGCGGATCGCGGCGCGGCTGAGGTCGCGCGCGGCCGGGAGCGTCATGGCGACCACGCCGCCCTTGGACGCGCTGTAGGCGACCTGGCCGATCTGCCCATCGAAGGCGGCCACGCTGGCCGTGTTCACGATGCAGCCGCGCTGACCGTCCGCGTCCGGCTCGTTCTTCATCATCGCCGAGGCCGCGAGGCGCAGCACGTTGAACGTGCCGACCAGGTTCACGCCGATGATCTTCTGGAAGAGGTCGAGGTCGTGAGGCTCGCCCTCCTTGTTCACCGTGCGCGCGGCCCAGCCGACGCCGGCGCAGCTCACGGCCACCCGCAGCGTGCCGAGCTCCGCCGCCGCGTCGATCGCCTTCTGCACGTCGGCCGCGCTGGTGACGTCGGTCTCCACGAAGCGAACCGTGTCGCCGAGCGCCTTCGCGAGCGCCTCGCCGCGCTCCACGTCGCGGTCGACGATCACGGCCCCGCAGCCCTTGTTCACCAGGTGCTCGACGGTCGCCCGACCGAGGCCCGAGGCGCCGCCCGAGACGAGCGCTACGACTTCCTTCATCGACGTTCTCCTTCGTTCGCGCCAGCCCACCGCCAGCGTCCGCGTGCCGTGTAGCACAGCGCCCACAGAGATGGGGTAGCCTGCGGGCATGCGCGTTCATCACCTCGGCTGCGGCACGATGTGCCCGCGCGGCGGCGGCTGGCTGGACGGCCGGAGCGGCGGGCTGCTCTCCCCGGCCGAGCTCGTCTGTCACGTGCTCCTCGTGGAGACCGACCGCCACGGGCTGGTCCTCGTCGACACGGGCTTCGGCCTCGACGACTGCGCGGCGCCCAGAGACCGCCTCGGCGGCGTCTTCCCCGGCCTGGCCGCCCCGGTGCTCGACGCGGCGGAGACCGCGCGCCGTCAGATCGAAGCGCTCGGCCTCGATCCGGCCGACGTGCGTCACGTGGTCTTGACGCACATGGACCTCGACCACGCAGGCGGCCTGAGCGACTTCCCCGACGCGTCGGTGCACCTCTACGTGGAGGAGCATCGCGCCGCCACCGACCCGCCGACGCGCGCGGAGCGGCAGCGCTACCGCGCGTGTCAGTGGGCGCATGGCGTCCGCTTCGAGACGTACGAGGCGACCGGGGAGCCCTGGATGGGCTTCGCGTGCGCGCGCG
This window of the Sandaracinaceae bacterium genome carries:
- a CDS encoding chemotaxis protein CheB, producing MGDETIVSQRPLIVGVGASAGGLEALEGLFGATPPDTGAAFVVVQHLSPDFESMMDQLLERRTALAVTRVRDGMRVEPDTIHLIPPRHDMIISDGRLLLSDKGEERELSLPIDIFFRSLAREEGERGVGVILSGTGTDGSRGVQAISEAGGLVLAQSPQEAVFDGMPKAARDTGCVDLVLPVADISRAIQRYRARLDAGQSARHAESDPMAKIIATLREANDLDFEQYKVTTVARRIERRVLLHQDADLASYARRLEQEPDEVDALYRDLLIGVTQFFRDREAFDILGREVVPEIIARAREHGRELRAWVAGCATGEEAYSLAMLIRERLETDGAELPVKIFATDAHERSIAHAGEGLYDGHALEDLSVERRERWFSREGERWRVARELRQMVVFARHDVVNDAPFTRLDFLSCRNLLIYLKSAAQRKVISLFHFGLRPSGVLFLGTSESLGAVADEFGEIDPRWRLFRKLRDSRLADAAAFRRGPGLSRAAPQTSPVRSVKRLLASYDSLLERYMPPSLLVSPDREVLHVFGGASRFLQVREGRPSSDLLDVLAAELKLPLAGALQRVRKVREPIVFTGVEVAGERLELRVEPVTSGDGPPDILIALEPTGESVAEPAAESGPSLNVHELTQQQLGDLERELEHTKENLQATIEELESSNEEMQATNEELVASNEELQSTNEELQSVNEELYTVNAELQKKIDELSRLTNDMDNLLSATDIGTIFVDAELRIRRFTPRITELFKLVPADVGRPLDTFTHSIEHEDLMAEARAVLRGGPPHEREVRGASSRWYFLRIHPYETADGIEGVVLTLVDLTALKRAERELYRARHLLDSLMDTLPDDVYFADAEGRFVRINRAFARRLGLDGPADARGKRPSEVMSPALGARWEATDAGIRERGRPIINALERRESDREWALITKLALRDEDGEVVGTFGVSRDVTSQKRAEEEAREAVRRRDAFLAILSHELRNPLGGIMNASLVLDGEDEPVDVIRRQANHMARLLDDLLDVSRVTQDKIELQRERLDLREVVTGASETLRKRADDARVQLHLALPDAPLHVDGDRTRLRQVVTNLVTNALKYNEPGGNVWIAAATEGATVTLRVRDDGLGMEPQMLERIFDMFVQGDGSLERSDGGMGLGLALVERLVIGHGGAVHARSDGPGSGSELVVQLPHAQEGSARVDARAPSEEASSATPSGPVVLVEDQADNREMLRLILEQRGVEVLEAGDGEEGVALILRTTPAAAVVDIGLPRIDGFEVARRVRAELGDAVRLIALTGYGMREDRERALAAGFDSHLVKPVDVADLEAALGG
- a CDS encoding MBOAT family protein; this encodes MLFNSLDYFVFLALTLGGFWAVRWLGRERDEASEERASGERDRRLTVRGAGPRLFFLFLASCAFYMAWNPAYIGLILFSTLLDFTAGLQIAGAKTQARKKAWLLVSLGGNLGLLGVFKYFNFFSAATGDVFSLFGVQLETPVLDVLLPVGISFYTFQTLSYTIDVYRGRLEPCRSLVRFCFYVTFFPQLVAGPIVRAAEFLPQIDRPPWLTRERIGNALFLIAMGVTKKVVFADFVSVNLVDRVFDDPAAFSATEVVIALYGFTLQIYCDFSGYTDVARGSAKLFGLELPENFDRPYQATSVSDFWRRWHMTLSTWLRDYLYFPLGGSRKGPARTYVNLWITLFLIGLWHGASWTFVIYGNLQAFAVVATRAWGDYRKRRGWTGPDPGWANVLKIVLTLQFVVFSRILFRATDLDNAGAVAGQIFSGTTSVAQIDADVWRVLALGFFLHYVPRSQLESLRLRFLALPAWGKGVALAVVAVVIALFVTQEAVPYIYFQF
- a CDS encoding homogentisate 1,2-dioxygenase produces the protein MLDRMQVGEVPRKHHIALRDPEGNLRWEECLTRDGFEGPYTILYHEGRPHEQRVAETSRGWKVPRPEGARPLKKRHFRSQDLGAGGAPIDARVPLLFNADVTISTLQPDASDPVYFVNADGDDLFFVKQGGGVLRSMLGDVPFAQDDYVFVPKGVLHRFELADGPQEWLSMELHGGLHLPKQWRNEVGQLRMDAPFCHRDFRRPTFEPPRDEGIRELVVKRDGAFHGFSIPRSPLDVVGWDGTVYPWVFPILNFQPRAGLVHLPPTWHGTFGARGALVCSFVPRVVDFHEEAVPCPYPHSSVDVDEFLYYVRGNFTSRKGVGPGSISFHPAGIPHGPHPGAYEKSLGTTRTDELAVMLDCLLPLHATEAAQGIEDAGYHDTFIE
- a CDS encoding VOC family protein, yielding MSKVEPIGIKRIEALHYYVHDLERSRRFYTELLGFAELGVSGEELNERAKQRSALFKAGSIRVLVSEPVGEGGRAARWLAKHPDGVGTLVFEVEDIERAFVLLEGRGATPISDVVHTDVKGGKFSTFSITTPFGGTTFRFVQRQGKPGLFPGFVEHEEPKGGENGYGFTGIDHITSNFETMSPALLWMEHVMGFERYWEIAFHSTDVSQKKEEGSGLKSVVMWDKPSGVKFANNEPMRPFFRKSQINLFHEDQRGDGIQHAALGVRDIIECTRALRAKGVKFMPTPGTYFDMLPQRLKDIGVGSIDEDIEVLRELEILVDGSAEHKYLLQIFLRESAGLYEDREAGPFFYEIIQRKGDAGFGGGNFRALFDSIERQQRDEGRI
- the maiA gene encoding maleylacetoacetate isomerase → MKPPPMKLYGYWRSSCSYRVRIALAHKGLSVEHAAVHLVKDGGQQHAADFTQKNPMGQVPVLEIEGDGGPIRLGQSVAILEYLEEAHPEPALLPSDAVLRARARQLTEIVNAGIQPLQNLRVMQLLERQHGVDAKAWARGHILSGLLAFQAVAESVAGRYCVGDAVSFADCALVPQLYNARRFGIDVEAELPLLHRVDTACAALEAFQAAHPDRQPDAQPS